ATTCCCGGCCCGGAGCACCATTTCCTGCTCAACCCGTTCGGCCTGACTTTCGACGAGATCACCGCATCGTCGCTGGTGAAGGTGGACCTCGACGGAAACATTCTGGAGCCGACGGAATATCGCATCAATTCGGCGGGCTTCACGATCCACTCCGCGGTGCATGCCTCGCGCGAGGACGCGCAATGCGTCATCCACCTGCACACGATCGCCGGCACCGGCGTGTCCTGCCAGAAACACGGTCTTCTGCCCATCCATCAGGAGGCAATGCTGATCAACAGCCAGATCGCCTATCACGACTACGAGGGCGTCGCGTTCAATCACGACGAGCGCCCGCGTCTCGTGGCCGATCTGGCCGACAAGCACTACATGATCCTGCGCAGCCACGGCACGCTCACCGTCGGCCGCTCGGTCGCGGAGGCTTTTTCGCGCATGTATCACCTCGAACGCGCCTGTGCGATGCAGGTCGCCGCACTCGCCGGCGGCGCGGAGGTCATCACCCCGCCCGCGGCCGTTCAAGGCGTCGCGACGGAGCAAGGCAGGTCCGACGGACGCAACGTGGCCGACAACTACATCTGGCCGGCCATGCTGCGTCGGCTGGCGCGCGCAGGCGCCGACTATCGGCTTTGACGCCGGCATTGCCTCGGCCATTAAATAGTGTAAGGATTATGCGTGTAGCCGGCCCGTCAACAAGCCGGCGCATGGAGGAAAGAGCAATGTCCGCCAGCCACAAGCCGGGATCCGCCCCTATCCTGTCCGGCGCGATCACCACCCGCCTCTATGACGAAAACGGCCTGCCTTTGATGATCGAGCCGGCCTCCACGGCGCTGGCCGACGATCCGAAGGCGGCTCTGGACTGGTTCGTCGCCAACCGCGAGCGCATAGAAAGCTTGTTGCCGGAATATGGCGGCGTGATGCTGCGTGGCTTTGCGGTTCCCGATACCGAGGCATTCAACGCGTTCATCGACAGCTATCCGACCGATCCGAACGGCTATGCCGCAGGGCTCGCGCCGCGTGAAAAGATCTCGGGCAAGGTGTTCGAGACCTCGAAAGTGCCTGCACCCGACAAGATCATCCTGCATCAGGAGATGGGATATCTGCCGAAATATCCCAAAGGCGTGGCGTTCTACTGCCATATTCCGTCGGAGACGGGCGGCGCAACCACGATCGGCGACGCGCGCCGGTATCAGAAGGCGATTCCCGCGACGCTGCTCGATTCGGTGCGCGAGCGTGGTGTGCTCTACCGGCGCAATTATCGCGGCGATTACGACGAGGCGACGCCGGTGCTCAATCTCTTCCATCGTCCCTGGAAGGAGGTCCTGCATGTGGAGACGCGCGAGGGCGCGGAGGAGGCCTGCGAGGCCGTAGGCTGCACGCCGCAATGGGAAAGCGACGGCAGCCTGTCGCTGCTCTATCGCTCGCCGGGCTTCGCGCGGCATCCCCTCACCGGCGACGAGGTGTGGTTCGCGCAGGTGCAGGGCATGCACGCCAACGAAACGCGCCTGGCCCACCACTACGACATGCTGAAGGCGGCGTTCCCGCCCGGCCGGCCATGGCCGGTGGAAATCCTGTACGGCGACGGCGGCGCGATACCGGAAGACCTTGTCGTGCCGTTGTACGAAATCCTCGACAACCTCGCCGTGAACATCCCCTACGAACATGGCGACGTGATGATCCTGGACAACATCTACACCATGCACGGACGCGAGCCTTTTACGGGCAAGCGCGACGTGCAGGTTGCGCTGATGTTCTGAGCCGCCTGCCGCTCAGTAGAGCGAGAGCGGCGTTTCCTCGCCCAGTTCGTGCAGGATGATCTTGCGCGCCTGCTGCATGTGATAGCGCCAGGTGACTTCGGCGGCGTCGCCGTCGCGGGCCTCGATCATGTCCACGATCTGCTTGTGGATCGCGAAAGACGACGTGTTGAGCGCCAGCTGGTCGGCGCGCGCGCGCGCGATGAAGCGCTTGAGATGCAGCAGATAGAGCTCGTCGAGCATCCCGACGATCAGCGACATCACCACATTGCCGGACCGCCGGATGAGCAGCCGGTGGAACTCCGCGGCCGCATAGCCGAACGCCTTGAAGTCGCCCAGGATCGCCCGCTCCGCCTCGACATGCCGCCGCAGGGCGTGCACGTCGTCGGCGGTACGGATCTTCGCGAGTTGATTGATCAGGGGCGGCTCGATGATGAGCCGGGCGTTGAACATCTCGCGCAAGGTCGCGCCGCGAAGCTGCAGGAGCATGCCGACGAAGCGCGCGACCGTCTCGTCGCGGGGCAATCGGATCCGGGGGCCGCCGCCCGCGCCGCGCCGGACTTCGAGCAGGGACTCCGCTTCCAGGATGCGCAGCGCCTCGCGCAGCGACGCGCGCGAGACGCCGAACTCCTTCATCAGCGCGGCCTCGGCGGGAAGTGCGTCGCCTTCGGTCAATTCGCCCTGGACGATGCGTCGCCGCAGCGTTTCGGCGATCAGTTCGGCGGTCTTCGGCACATTGATCGACGAGCGTGCGGCAGGCTCGGACGGACGTTTCGCCTTGGCGCGTGTCTTCTTGACGGATTTCACTGCGGTCTCCCCGGATTCGCGCACAAGTCTGTAACGTAGAGTGTTTTGGCCGGGGAGTCGCAAATTGTCGGCCGGGAAATCTCCGCATCGGCGCGCCCGCGTTGACGCCGCGATATATAGTATAATAAATATTCTCTTTGATGATATCGGGGAAGAACGACCTCATGGCCAATCCACATCTCGAGCAGACCGACTTTCTCGGATTTGCCAAAGGCACCGTTGCGGTCGTCACGGGTGTCGCCAGCGGCATCGGGCGAGAGACGGCCGCGCAGTTGCTGGCCCAGGGTCTGCGCGTCGTCGGGCTGGATATCAATGCTGCCGGCCTTGCGACGCTCGATTTCGGCCCGAACTTCTCGGGCCGCGTGCTCGACACGGGAAACCGCGCGGATGTCGAGGCGATGTTCGCGACGCTGAAGGAAGAATACGGCGAGATCGCGCATCTCGTGAACAATGCCGGGCCGCCGAGCTCCGCGCCTTACTCCATCGAGGAAGGGATGGCGAAGACGGCGGGCAGCGTGGAGGCGGTGACGGCCGCCTGGGAAGCGAGCGGACTGCCCGCCGGTGCCAGCGTCGTGAATGTCGCGTCGGTCGCTGGGACGATCTCCGGCGGTCCGCCGCCGGCTATCGTGCGCGAGCGCGCGCGCGGCAAGATCGGCAATGGCTGGTACGGTGCCGGCAAGGCGGCGATCGCCGGCCTCACCCGCTACCAGGCGGTGTTCGCCGCGGGCCGCTTCCGCGCCAATGCGGTCGCACCCGGCGTCATCGCAACGCCGCGCGTCGCCGATCTGACGGGCGGCGCCTATGGCCGGCTGATGGTCGAGCGCTGCCCTCTCGGTCGGCTGGGCGAGGCGCTGGATGTCGCGCGCGCCATCGTCTTCCTGCTCAGCCCGGCGGCGTCCTATGTCAACGGTGTCACGCTGGTGATCGACGGCGGCGGCACGCTGGTGTTCTGAACCGGCTCGACCGGCCGGGTTTGCGCGACGCCGTCGGCCTCGCGCAGCAGGACGACATAGCCGGCGCGTCCCGCCAGGATGAGCGCGATGGCGATCGGTCCGCAGATCAATGCGACGGCCGCGAAGCCGGGCTGCAGCGCCCCATGGCCCAGCCATTTGGCGAACAGCGTGACGATGAAAGGCCCGCATCCCATGGCCAGCAGCGAGTTGAGCACGAGGCATACGGCCATGAGTTCTCCGCGCATGCGCGGCAAGGCGACGAGCTGGATCGCCACCATCAGGAGCAAGCCCGTGCCCATGACGCCGAACGCCGATAAAGCATAGAAAAACACGAACAAACCGGCATTGGGTGCAAGCACCGCGCCCAGCGCGCCCGCCATTCCAACGCAGGCGCCGCCCAACAGGACGAGCGGCAAGGCATCGGCGCGGCCCGAGCGCGTCCAGCGTTCCGTGAGCGACGGCGAGAACGCCATGCCGGTCAGTCCGCCGATCATGGTCGAGAGGCCGAGGAATATCCCCGCGTCGCCGACATCCCATCCGAATCGCCGCACCAGATAGGTCGGTGCCCAGGCGCTCAGGCCGATGGTGATGGCCTGGGCGGTCGCGCCCGCGATGAAGAGATAGACCAGCGGGCGCCAGCGCGGCGCGGTCCAGGCGAGGAAGAGCGTCGGCTCCGCCGGCTCATGCACGGCCTGAACGCGCTGCGGCTCGCGCATCGTAAAGTACAGAAGTGCGGTCAGCACCAGGGCGGGCGAGGCGACGGCGAAAAGCACCACGCGCCAGGGCGACAGCACGCCGTGACCGGGCAGGACGAGCGGAAAATGCTCGAGCATGCGGACGACGATGCCGCCGAAAAGATAGGCCGCCGTCGCGCCGAATGCGCCGAAGCACATATAGAGCGTCGTCGGCCCGGCTCTGCTCTCGCGAGGAAACAGATCGCCGATCAGCGACATCGCGCTGGGGCTGAGCGCCGCTTCGCCCACCGCCACGCCCAGCCGCAGCGCGCATAGCAGCCAGAACGCCGTCGACAGGCCGGAGAAGAAGGTGCAGGCCGTCCAGAGCAGCGTGCTTATCAGGATGAGATTGCGGCGGTTCGCGCGATCGGACATCCAGCCCAGCGGAACGCCGACGATCGAATAGAATATCGCGAAATTGAATCCGATGAGCAGGCTGATCTGCGTGTCGCTGACATGGAGGTCCGCCTTCAAGGGCTCGACCAGAAGACCCAGGATCATGCGGTCGATGAACGCGACGATGTACAGCGCGCCGAGCAGGACCACCGCATACCAGGCGCGCGCCGCGCTCGTCTTTTCAGCCATCTTGAAAGCACCCATTCGTTTCATCCCTCATGCGCCGATTTTTTTGTTTGCGGCAACGGGCACCCTCGCGGCTCGTTACGAGAATGTCACGCCGCACGAATTCCGCTCACCGCCGATTGCCATATAGTATAATATTTGGCATATATGAAGACACGCCGACCGGGGCAACAATCCGGCGGCAGGGGAGGAATTAAGACAATGGCTCATCTGAACTGCAGAATGCTGCTTGCGACGACGGCGCTCACGGGCGCGCTCCTTGTCGCTACGGCGACGGCGTCACGGGCGCAATCCTCGAATGACGGCGTGGTCGAAACCGTCGTCGTGACGGCCCAGAAGCGCGCCGAGGACGTGCAAAGGGTGCCTGTCGCAATCACCGCGATTTCCGGAAAGAGCATCGACGCATCCGGCCTGACCGATTTCAAGGATCTCGCGCAATACTCGCCGAGCCTCCTGACGGACGAGAACGGCGATGCGCGCGCGGCGCGCGTCGGCCTGCGCGGCGTCACCTCCAGCCAGGATCCCGGCAAGGAATCCTCGGTCGGCGTGTTCCTCGACGGCGTATTCCTCTCGCGCATCAACATGGCGTTCACCGACCTCCTGGACGTGGACCACATCGAAATCCTGCGCGGACCGCAAGGCACGCTGTTCGGCAACGCGGTGGACGCGGGCCTCATCAACGTCGTCACGCGCCGGCCGGACCTCGAGAATTTCGGTGGCTATCTCGAAGGCGTCGTCGGAAACTACGATACCCGCGAGCTTCGCGGCACGGTCACGGGGCCGATCGTCGACGGCGAACTCGGCTTCAGCCTCGCCGGTTTCTCCGATTATCACGGTGGGTTGACCTACAACTCGACATTGCACGAGCATGTCGACGATCAGAACCGGTGGGGCACGCGCGGAAAGCTCGAATATGAAAGCGGCAACCTGAATGTCCTTCTCATCGCGGACTACGCGCATGAGAACTCGCAATGCTGCTCGAACGTCATCGTCCATCTCGACCCCGGCGCCAATCTTCTGGGCGTGCCGGCGACGAGCTTCGCGCCGCCGGGCTTTCCTTACAGCCGGACGACCGTCGACGGCTCGCCGAACAACAACAAGACGGATGGCGGCGGCGTGTCCGCCGAGGTCAATTGGGACGCCGGCTGGGCCACGATCACGTCGGTGACCGCCTTCCGGCACGAGACCGTCAGCGCCCTGAACGATCCGGACGACAGCCCGCTGGCGATCATGGACGACTTCCTGGTCGACCAGTCGCACAACCAGTTCTCACAGGAGCTGCGCCTCGCGTCGAAGGCCGGCGACCCGTTCGAATACGTTCTCGGCCTGTATTACATGAGCGCCAACCACAAGGACTACGAGAACATCAAGTTCGATTCGCCCTTCCTGGAATTCCCGGGAACCAATGGCGATTCCTTCATCAACGACACGTTCCAGGACACGTCGAAGGCCGTGTTCGGCCGCGTCGCATATCACTTCACCGATCAGTTCACCGCCGCGTTCGGCGCACGCTACACGATGGAGAACCAGCACGCGGTCATGGCGGAGTCGTCGAACAACTTCGTCTTCTTCCCCAACCCCGCCGATCCGCTCACGGCGCCGCATACGCTGAGCGCGGATGTCAGCCCGCGCGACAGCGCGTTCACCTATACCGGAACGCTGCAATATCAGATCACGCCCGAGACGATGGTCTTCGCGTCGGTCGCGCGAGGCTTCAAGCCGGGCGGCGTCGACCTGACCTTGCGGTCGAATCTCGACGGCCTGGTCTTCAAGCCGGAGACCAACCAGGACTATGAGGTCGGCGTGAAGTCCACCTTGCTGGACGACCGTCTCGTCATCGACGCCACGGCTTTCCACACGCTCTTCAGCAACTTCCAGGCGCTCGCCTTCAACGGAACGCAGTTCTCGACGACCAACGCCAAGGGCTTCCTGAGCCAGGGCTTCGAGCTGGAGGTGACGGCCGTTCCGGCGGACGGCCTGACGCTGCATGGCGCGGCCGCCTATGACGACGACCATTACACCAGCTTCGCGAACGGCGCGTGCCAAGTCGGCAATCCGGCCGCGCAATGCGATCTGAGCGGAAAGACCTTGCCGCAGGCACCGCACTTCACCTTCACGGGATCGATCGGCTATCGTTATCCGCTCGGTTCCACGAGTTGGCATGGGACGACGCTGGCGGAATACACCTACCGCAGCGGCGCCTACTTCAACCAGGCGCTCGACACGGCGTTGTATCAGCCCGGCTACGGCCTGGTGAATCTCCGTGCCGGCGTGGAAAGCCCGAATGGGCTCGCGATCGAAGCGTTCTCCACCAATCTGCTCGACAAGAACTACCTGCAATTCGCATTCATCGCGCCGCTCATCAGCGATGGCTATGCGGGCTTTGTCGGCGAGCCGAGGATGTTCGGCCTGAGGATCCGCCAGAGCTATTGAACTGGCGAACCTTGCACGGGGCGGCCGGCGATTCGGCCGCCCTTTTTTTCGGTGTCGCGCGATCGTTTGGCTTTTCGCATCCGGCATTTATATAGTACACTAATTCACCCATTCGGCTTATCAGGCGGTTTTCTCTCCGATGCATGCGGTACTGAGCGAAGAACAGGAGATGCTCCGCACGACGGCGGAGCGGTTGGCGCAGCGTTACGCGGTCCGCAATCCCGCCGACCTCGCCACGATAGACAGGGCGCAGAGCTGGCAGGCCGTCGCCGATGCCGGCCTGCTCGGCTTGCGCGCACGCGACGGTGCGCAGCCTTTCGTATCGGGCGTCGAGGTGATGCTGGTGGCCGAGGCGCTGGCGGGTGCGTTGACGCCGCCATCCTTCATCGGAACGATCCTCGCCGAAGAACTGCTCGCGCTTGCGGGTGTGGACGCCGAGATCGACGCGATCGCGGCGGGCAGCGCGCGCTATGCGTTGCTGCTCACCCGCGACTTGACCCAGCTCGCGGATGCTGAATCCTTCAACGGCGCCGTCGGTTTCGATGCCGACGCCGCTGGTTACGCGCTCGGTCTCAGCCGCGGCCGAGGTGGCGCACGGCTCTGCCGCTATGCAATCGCAGGCGTGTTCTCGGAACTCCAGACGCCCGACTTCACGCGTGTCTGCGTCGGTCCGGCGACCGACAAGAAGAGGCCGGAGGCCGAGCTGCTGGGGTCTGCCGTCACCGCGGAGGCGCTGGACCGGTGGCTGGCGCTCGCCCTGACGCTGACCTGCGCCGACATCGTCGGCGTCCTGCGTTCGGGCCTTCGGCAGGTCGTCGAATACTCCAAGACGCGCATTCAATACGGCGTCCCGGTGGGCTCGTTCCAGGCCGTGCAGCACATGTGCGCCGAAATGCTGGTCAAGGTCGAAGCGGCGTCCAGCATGACGCGCTACGCGGCCTGGACCGTCGATGCGCTTCCGCCCTCCGAAAGCCTGCTCGCGGCGCGCACGGCGAAGGCGCATTGCGCGGGCGCGGCGCGGTCCGTTGCCGAAACCGTCATGCAGGCCTTCGGCGGGATCGGTCAGACATGGGAGCACATCGCGCCGCTGATGAACCGCCGCGTGATGTTCGACCGCAAGCTCTTCGGCGACGAATCCCACCAACTCCTGTGCATCGCCGATGCCCGTCTGGGAGCCGCATGATGGACTACCGCGAAAACGAGCAGGAAGCGGCTTTCCGGAAGCGGGTCCATGATTGGCTCGCCGAAAACGCGCCCCGGAACTGGCAGGAAGAGGCGTCCGACGAGAAGGCGGCCGGCCGCATCACCCGGGCTTGGCACCGCAAGCTCTATGAAGCCGGCTTTATCGGCCTCTCCTGGCCCGAGGAGTATGGCGGCCGCAATCTCGGTCCCACGTTCGAGGCCATCCTGAACGACGAGCTCGGCAAGGCGGATACGCCGCGCATCTCGTTCCACAACTATCTCGGTCGCGCGATCTTCGCATTCGGCACCGAAGAACAGAAAAGGCGCTTCCTGCCGACGATGCTGAGCGGCGAGGTGCAATGGTGCCAGGGCTTCAGCGAGCCGAATGCCGGCTCCGACCTCGCGTCGCTGCGCACCTTCGCGGAACTGCGGGGCGACACCTATGTCGTCAACGGGCAGAAGATGTGGACCAGCGGCGCGCTCAATGCCGATTGGTGCCTGCTCCTCGTCCGCACCGACCGCGACGTGCCCAAGCACAAGGGCATCACCTGCCTGCTCACCTCGATCCGGGCGCCCGGCATCGACGTCCGTCCGATCCGGATTTCGGACGGCGCCCCGGAAACCTGCGAGGTCTTTCTCGACGAGGTGAAGATACCGGCCGACCAGCGTGTGGGCGATCCGGGCGCCGGCTGGCGCATCGCCATGACCGTTCTGTCTTTCGAGCGCGGCCCGGCCGACATCGGGATGATCGCGACCTACGACACGGCGCTGCGTAAGATCGAGGATCTCGCCAAGGCGCGCGGCGTCGCCGGCCAGCCGGAAGTCCGCAAGGCGCTGGCGCGCGCCTATGTGCACGGCGAAGCGCTGCGCCTCAACGTGGTCGAGCAGCTTTCGCAGCGCAGCGCCGGGCGGATGCCGGGTCCGGAAGGCTCCGTCGCGCGGCTGCTGCTCACCGAGGCGCAGCAATACATCAATCATCTGGAGCTCGAAGTCATGGGCGCGGACGCCTTCAATGGCCGCGCCACCGGGACGTTCAATTCCTACATCCGCTCGCGGACCATCAGCATCTTCGGCGGCACGAGCGAAATTCAGAAGAACATCCTGGCGAACCAGGTTCTGGGAATGCCGCGCTAGCCGCGGCCGGGAGGAATGACATGGAATTCGACTGGTCGAAGGACGAAACGGAATTTCGTTCGGCATTGAAGGACTTTCTGAGTTCCGAGCTGCCGGAGGGCTTCGATGCCTTCGACATGCCGGAGCATGATGCGAAGGAGTTCTCCAAGACGTTCGCGGTGAAGCTCGCCGAGCGCGGCTGGCTCACGCCGGCATGGCCGAAGGCGTATGGCGGCCTCGACCAGTCGCCCTGGCAGTCGCTGATCCTCAGCGAGGAGATGGTGGCGCATGGCGAACCGCGCTTCGGGCAATACATGTGCGTGAACTGGGTCGGGCCCGCGCTCATCCTCGCCGGCACGGACGAGCAGAAGGAATACCACCTCAAGCGCATCAGCCGCGGCGACGTCATGTGGTGCCAGGGCTTTTCGGAGCCCGGCGCCGGGTCCGACCTGGCCTCGCTGCGGACGCGCGCCATCTGGGACGGCAAGGACTACGTCATCAACGGCGAGAAGATCTGGACCTCCTATGCCGGCGTGGCCGATTTCTGCTTTCTGCTGGCGCGCACCGATGGTGAGGCGCACAAGCATCGCGGCATCTCGATCTTCCTGGTGCCGACCGATGCGCCGGGCCTGACCATCCGCAATATCCCCTCGCTCTTCTTCGACGGCGCGTTCAACCAATGCACCTTCGAAAACGTGCGCGCGCCCGCGTCGTGGATGCTCGGGCCGGAGAACGGCGGCTGGCCGATCATCCGCAAGCTGCTGGTGAACGAGCGTGTCGGCGTCGCCCGCTATCGCCGCGCTGCGCGCAGCCTCGAACGGGCCGCCAAGATCGCGAAGGCGGAGGGGCTGTTCGACGATCCCACCGTGCTCGAAGCCCTGGGCCGGGCGCGGGCGGCCTGCGAAGCGGCGCGGGTGCTCGTCTACCGCGTCATCGACGAGCGCGCGAAGGGCCGCTACCCCGACCTCACGGCCTATGTCTATCGCGTCGCCACGATCCGCGCGGAGCGCGCCGTCTACGAGGCGGAACTTCACATCGAGGGCCTCGCCGGCATGGCGGAGGGAAGCGTGGCCGCGAAGCAGTTCGGTCACGCGGTCACGGCCGGCGTCGCCACCGGCACGCTGGAGATGCAGCTGAACCTCATTGCGCGCGACATCGTCGGCGGCGTGGGAGCCTGACCATGGACATGGAACTGAACGAGACGCAGCGCGCGATCGAAGATTCCTGCACGCGGCTGTTCGCCAGGAAAGCGGGCCCCTCGCGGGCGCGCCTCCTCCGTGCGGAGGGCGGCTTCGACCGGCCGCTGCTCGAAGAGATGCAGAGCGCCGGTTTTCTCGATCTGTTCGATGATGCGGAGACCGGGCCGCTCGCGGCGGCGCTCGTCACCGAATGGGCGTCGACGGCTGCGGCGCTGGCGCCGATCGGACAGCGTGCACTCATCGCCCCCGCCGCCATGTCCGACATCCCGCCGCTGGTGGTCGCGGTCGGCGAGAAGGGCAGGAAGGGTCCGGTGCGCTACGCTGCCGAGGCCGACCTTCTGATCCTTCTCGACGGGGACGATGCGCAAGCCGTCCGCAAGGGCGACTTCGTCGCGGAGCCGGTGGACTCCAAGTTCGGCTATCCCATGGCGCGCATCGCATCGGCAAAGGGAACGGCGCTTGCCGCCGGTTCCGGTCGCACGGCGCGCAACTGGTGGCGGGTCGCCATCGCCGCCGAGGTGGCCGGCATCGGCCGCGCGGCGCTCGATCTGACCATCCGCTACCTCAAGGACCGGGTGCAGTTCGACCGGCCCATCGCATCCTACCAGGCGATTCAGCATCGGCTCGTCGACTGCCACGTCTCGACCGACGCGGTGCAGTGGGCGGCGCGTGAGGCCGCCTATCACCGCGCGCCGGACGAGCTCGCGGCGAGCGCGGCCATCGCGGCGGAGGAAACCGCGTATCGCCTGTTCTACGAAATGCATCAGCTCACCGGCGCGATCGGCTTCACGCGTGAATACGATCTCCATCTGTGGACCATGCGTCTGCAGACGCTCCGCCAGGAGGCCGGCGGCATCAACAGCCATGCCCACGATCTTGTCCATGCGCGCTGGGGCTGAGGAAACGACGATGACCGGTTACGACGCCTTCCAATACGTCCTCGCGAAGCTCGACGGGCACGTCCTGACCATGACGTTCAATCGTCCGGGGCAGCTCAATGCGGTGAACGGCGACATCCACGGCGACTTGACGCAGATCCTCGCGTTGGCGGCGAAGGATCGCGACGTCCGCGCCATCGTCCTGCGCGGAGAGGGCAGGGCTTTCTGTGCCGGCGGCGACGTCGGCACGATGGAAGGCTCCAAAGCCGCCGGCGAAGGACCCAATCATGCGGAGCGGGTGCGCGAAACGCTGACCGCCGCCAAGCTCGTCGACGAATTCCTCGCGGTGGAGGTGCCTATCGTCGCCGCCGTTCAGGGCTATGCGATGGGACTGGGCGCGACGATCGCGCTGCTTTGCGACGTGCTCATCATGGCTGACGACGCGCAGATCGCCGATACCCACGTGAACATCGGCGTGGTGCCCGGCGACGGCGGCGCCGTCCTGTGGCCGCTGATGATGACCTTCGGCGCCGCCAAATGGTACCTGATGACGGGCGAGCGCATCAGCGGCACGGAGGCCGTCCGCCTCGGCCTCGCGCTGAAATCCGTCCCCGCCGACAGGCTGGCCGATGAAGCGCATGCCCATGCGGCCAAGCTCGCCCGGCTGGCGCCCATGGCGGTGAAGGGGACCAAGGCCACGCTGAACAAGATCATCCGCGAGCGCATCAACCTGGTGCTCGACACGGGCCTGCTTCTCGAAGGCGCCTGCTTCATCAGCGACGACCACAAAGAAGCCATCGCCGCCTTCCAGCAGAAACGCCCTGGCACATTCACCGGACGCTGACATGACCATGATTTCCTTAGACGCGCAGGCGGATGACCGCCTGCTGCGCATGCTCAACCCGCGCTCGATCGCCATCGTGGGCGCGACGGACCGCATGCCCAGCATCGGCGGCTACGTGACGTCGAACATCGCCCGCTCGTTCAAGGGCGAGGTCCTGCCGATCAACCCGCGCAGCCCCACGGTCCAGAACCTGAAAGCCTATCCCAGCGTCGATGCCATGCCGGCCGATGTCGATCTGGTGATGGTCGTCATCCCCGCGGAAGGCGTCGCGCCGATCCTGGAATCCTGTGCGGCGAAGAATGTCGGCGGCGCGGTCGTCATCACCTCGGGTTTCGCCGAGGTCGGCGAGGCGGGCGCCAAGCTGCAGGACGAGATCGCCGCCATCGCGCGCCGGACCGGTCTTCGCGTGATCGGCCCGAACTGCATCGGCTTCATGAATTCGCACCGCGACGTGATGGCCAATTTCGTCCTGGATCCGGGCGATTCCATCCCGCCGCCCGGTCCCGTCGCGCTGGTGTCGCAGAGCGGCGGCTTCGGCGGCTACATGGTGCGCAAGGCGCTGACCGCCGGGCTCAATGTCGGCTGGTTCGTCAGCACGGGCAACGAGGCGGACGTGAACATCGCGACGGTGCTGCGCACGCTGGTCGAAGCACCCGAAGTGCGCACATTGCTCGCTTTCAGCGAGACGCTGCGCGATCCGGACAGGTTCATGGCGTTCGCGCAACGCGCCGCCGAGCTCGACAAGCCCGTCGTCATCCTGAAGGCGGGCCGTTCCAACGAGGCGGCGCGCGCCGCGCAGGCGCATACCGCGTCGCTCGTCGGCTCCGCACAGGCGTTCGACGCGGTCTGCCGCCAATACGGCGTGTTCTCGGTCTCCTCGCTGGAGGAGATGCTGGATCTCGGCTTGATCTTCCAAGGCGGAAG
The nucleotide sequence above comes from Rhizomicrobium sp.. Encoded proteins:
- a CDS encoding class II aldolase/adducin family protein, with protein sequence MTTQQISRLPLRDEAELELRRDLAACYRLVAMLGWDDLLFTHISVRIPGPEHHFLLNPFGLTFDEITASSLVKVDLDGNILEPTEYRINSAGFTIHSAVHASREDAQCVIHLHTIAGTGVSCQKHGLLPIHQEAMLINSQIAYHDYEGVAFNHDERPRLVADLADKHYMILRSHGTLTVGRSVAEAFSRMYHLERACAMQVAALAGGAEVITPPAAVQGVATEQGRSDGRNVADNYIWPAMLRRLARAGADYRL
- a CDS encoding TauD/TfdA family dioxygenase, translated to MSASHKPGSAPILSGAITTRLYDENGLPLMIEPASTALADDPKAALDWFVANRERIESLLPEYGGVMLRGFAVPDTEAFNAFIDSYPTDPNGYAAGLAPREKISGKVFETSKVPAPDKIILHQEMGYLPKYPKGVAFYCHIPSETGGATTIGDARRYQKAIPATLLDSVRERGVLYRRNYRGDYDEATPVLNLFHRPWKEVLHVETREGAEEACEAVGCTPQWESDGSLSLLYRSPGFARHPLTGDEVWFAQVQGMHANETRLAHHYDMLKAAFPPGRPWPVEILYGDGGAIPEDLVVPLYEILDNLAVNIPYEHGDVMILDNIYTMHGREPFTGKRDVQVALMF
- a CDS encoding GntR family transcriptional regulator → MKSVKKTRAKAKRPSEPAARSSINVPKTAELIAETLRRRIVQGELTEGDALPAEAALMKEFGVSRASLREALRILEAESLLEVRRGAGGGPRIRLPRDETVARFVGMLLQLRGATLREMFNARLIIEPPLINQLAKIRTADDVHALRRHVEAERAILGDFKAFGYAAAEFHRLLIRRSGNVVMSLIVGMLDELYLLHLKRFIARARADQLALNTSSFAIHKQIVDMIEARDGDAAEVTWRYHMQQARKIILHELGEETPLSLY
- a CDS encoding SDR family oxidoreductase, which gives rise to MANPHLEQTDFLGFAKGTVAVVTGVASGIGRETAAQLLAQGLRVVGLDINAAGLATLDFGPNFSGRVLDTGNRADVEAMFATLKEEYGEIAHLVNNAGPPSSAPYSIEEGMAKTAGSVEAVTAAWEASGLPAGASVVNVASVAGTISGGPPPAIVRERARGKIGNGWYGAGKAAIAGLTRYQAVFAAGRFRANAVAPGVIATPRVADLTGGAYGRLMVERCPLGRLGEALDVARAIVFLLSPAASYVNGVTLVIDGGGTLVF
- a CDS encoding MFS transporter: MAEKTSAARAWYAVVLLGALYIVAFIDRMILGLLVEPLKADLHVSDTQISLLIGFNFAIFYSIVGVPLGWMSDRANRRNLILISTLLWTACTFFSGLSTAFWLLCALRLGVAVGEAALSPSAMSLIGDLFPRESRAGPTTLYMCFGAFGATAAYLFGGIVVRMLEHFPLVLPGHGVLSPWRVVLFAVASPALVLTALLYFTMREPQRVQAVHEPAEPTLFLAWTAPRWRPLVYLFIAGATAQAITIGLSAWAPTYLVRRFGWDVGDAGIFLGLSTMIGGLTGMAFSPSLTERWTRSGRADALPLVLLGGACVGMAGALGAVLAPNAGLFVFFYALSAFGVMGTGLLLMVAIQLVALPRMRGELMAVCLVLNSLLAMGCGPFIVTLFAKWLGHGALQPGFAAVALICGPIAIALILAGRAGYVVLLREADGVAQTRPVEPVQNTSVPPPSITSVTPLT
- a CDS encoding TonB-dependent receptor, with product MAHLNCRMLLATTALTGALLVATATASRAQSSNDGVVETVVVTAQKRAEDVQRVPVAITAISGKSIDASGLTDFKDLAQYSPSLLTDENGDARAARVGLRGVTSSQDPGKESSVGVFLDGVFLSRINMAFTDLLDVDHIEILRGPQGTLFGNAVDAGLINVVTRRPDLENFGGYLEGVVGNYDTRELRGTVTGPIVDGELGFSLAGFSDYHGGLTYNSTLHEHVDDQNRWGTRGKLEYESGNLNVLLIADYAHENSQCCSNVIVHLDPGANLLGVPATSFAPPGFPYSRTTVDGSPNNNKTDGGGVSAEVNWDAGWATITSVTAFRHETVSALNDPDDSPLAIMDDFLVDQSHNQFSQELRLASKAGDPFEYVLGLYYMSANHKDYENIKFDSPFLEFPGTNGDSFINDTFQDTSKAVFGRVAYHFTDQFTAAFGARYTMENQHAVMAESSNNFVFFPNPADPLTAPHTLSADVSPRDSAFTYTGTLQYQITPETMVFASVARGFKPGGVDLTLRSNLDGLVFKPETNQDYEVGVKSTLLDDRLVIDATAFHTLFSNFQALAFNGTQFSTTNAKGFLSQGFELEVTAVPADGLTLHGAAAYDDDHYTSFANGACQVGNPAAQCDLSGKTLPQAPHFTFTGSIGYRYPLGSTSWHGTTLAEYTYRSGAYFNQALDTALYQPGYGLVNLRAGVESPNGLAIEAFSTNLLDKNYLQFAFIAPLISDGYAGFVGEPRMFGLRIRQSY